A stretch of Deferribacter autotrophicus DNA encodes these proteins:
- a CDS encoding hybrid sensor histidine kinase/response regulator, translated as MNNEMSDLIQDFLIETEELIEQLDQDLVELEQRKDDLDLLNKIFRAAHTIKGSSSFLGFDKLTEVTHVAEEILNKLRKGDMVVTTEVMDVLLEFVDCVKRIVEDIKNGTDSTDTTEIVKKLKLVNEGKALKKEPQKDVQKAEKSKTAKKNEPSQISKITKAIEQTIRVDVNRLDTLMNLVGELVLSRNRIAQISAEFEKKFDGDFLVEQLIETTSHLGLITTELQLAVMKTRMVPIGKVFNKFPRMVRDLCRELNKEIDLIISGEDTELDKSVVEEIGDPLIHMLRNAVDHGIEPPEERLKKGKPEKGTVYLTAYHEGNHIVIEIRDDGRGMDPEKLKKKAIEKGVITPEEAKTLSKEEAFGLIFKPGFSTSEKVTGVSGRGVGMDVVKTNIEKLNGIIQIESEIDKGTTFRMKLPLTLAIIQALLVEVSGEVFAVPIVSVIETVKIDENEIHNFEGREVLKLRESVLSLVRINEVFELEPTFSNEMYVVVVALAEKRVGFVVDRLIGQEEIVIKSLGEYLGGTVGIAGATIMGDGTVRLILDVAGIMDIASKMPRIPRKKKSKSVTTESVNEKRLRLMLVDDSATDRKIMKRLLSGTGWIDVIEITNGKDAIAAIKNFDVDMIITDIFMPGMDGFELSRSLREAGYNGPILAISSRGEVNDSKKFSAYGIDAFLTKPVGLDDILNKINELNSIYKK; from the coding sequence ATGAATAATGAAATGAGTGATTTAATACAGGATTTTTTAATTGAGACAGAAGAACTTATAGAACAGCTTGATCAAGATCTTGTGGAACTTGAGCAAAGAAAGGATGATTTGGATTTATTAAATAAAATTTTTCGTGCTGCTCATACAATCAAAGGATCATCATCTTTTTTAGGTTTCGATAAATTAACAGAAGTTACCCATGTAGCAGAAGAGATATTAAATAAGTTACGTAAAGGGGATATGGTAGTTACTACAGAGGTGATGGATGTTCTTTTGGAATTTGTTGATTGTGTGAAAAGAATTGTCGAGGATATAAAGAATGGTACTGATTCTACAGATACAACAGAAATTGTAAAAAAATTAAAATTGGTAAATGAAGGTAAGGCATTAAAGAAAGAACCCCAGAAGGATGTTCAAAAAGCAGAAAAATCAAAGACTGCAAAGAAAAATGAGCCTTCACAGATAAGTAAAATAACAAAGGCTATAGAGCAAACAATCAGAGTAGATGTAAACAGACTTGATACATTGATGAATCTTGTGGGTGAACTTGTTTTAAGTAGAAACAGAATTGCTCAGATATCAGCAGAATTTGAAAAAAAATTTGATGGCGACTTTTTGGTAGAGCAACTCATTGAGACCACTTCACATCTTGGTCTTATTACAACAGAATTACAATTGGCCGTAATGAAAACAAGGATGGTCCCCATTGGAAAGGTATTCAATAAGTTCCCGAGAATGGTTAGAGATTTATGCAGAGAGCTTAACAAAGAGATAGATTTAATTATTTCGGGAGAGGATACAGAGCTTGATAAATCGGTAGTGGAAGAGATAGGTGATCCTTTAATTCATATGCTGAGAAATGCTGTTGATCATGGTATTGAGCCACCTGAGGAGAGATTGAAAAAGGGTAAACCAGAAAAAGGGACAGTTTATCTTACAGCATATCACGAAGGTAATCATATTGTTATAGAGATACGTGATGATGGAAGGGGGATGGATCCTGAAAAACTCAAGAAGAAAGCCATTGAAAAAGGGGTTATTACGCCAGAGGAAGCTAAAACATTAAGTAAAGAAGAAGCTTTTGGACTTATTTTTAAACCAGGTTTTTCCACTTCAGAAAAGGTTACTGGAGTTTCTGGCCGTGGTGTAGGAATGGACGTGGTTAAGACTAATATTGAAAAGCTGAATGGTATTATACAAATTGAGTCAGAAATTGATAAAGGAACTACCTTTAGGATGAAATTACCTCTAACTCTAGCGATAATACAGGCACTTTTGGTGGAAGTGTCTGGTGAGGTTTTTGCAGTTCCCATTGTATCTGTGATTGAAACTGTAAAGATTGATGAAAATGAAATACATAATTTTGAAGGAAGAGAAGTCTTAAAATTAAGAGAATCCGTATTATCTTTGGTAAGGATTAATGAAGTTTTTGAGTTAGAGCCCACTTTCAGCAATGAAATGTATGTAGTAGTGGTAGCATTGGCTGAAAAACGTGTGGGATTTGTGGTTGATAGACTTATAGGACAGGAAGAAATTGTAATCAAGTCATTGGGTGAATATTTGGGTGGAACTGTAGGAATAGCAGGTGCTACTATAATGGGTGATGGTACCGTACGGCTGATACTTGATGTCGCAGGGATAATGGATATCGCATCAAAGATGCCAAGAATTCCAAGAAAAAAGAAAAGTAAAAGTGTTACGACAGAATCTGTAAATGAAAAAAGATTAAGACTTATGCTTGTTGATGATTCTGCCACTGATAGAAAAATTATGAAAAGGTTATTGAGTGGTACAGGTTGGATAGATGTGATAGAAATTACAAATGGTAAAGATGCTATAGCTGCAATTAAAAATTTTGACGTGGATATGATAATAACTGATATTTTTATGCCAGGAATGGACGGATTTGAGCTGTCAAGGTCTTTAAGAGAAGCTGGATATAATGGACCTATTTTGGCAATTTCATCGAGAGGGGAAGTTAACGATAGTAAAAAGTTTTCTGCATACGGTATAGACGCGTTTCTAACAAAACCTGTAGGTTTGGATGACATTTTAAATAAGATAAATGAACTTAATTCAATTTATAAAAAATAG
- a CDS encoding MinD/ParA family protein: protein MERVVTDQAGLLRKMAWAKNRKSIYISVSSGKGGVGKTNFAVNLAYQLVRRGKKVLLFDADLGLANVDVILNIAPMKTVKDFILNNAKVDEIIIKNVKGIDVFPASSGFMELAHFEMETFEKILDMFVMLDKSYDYIIFDTAAGIAENVLRFVLFSDLFIVITLPEPTAITDAYALIKVVHNKNKAITPYFVINMVKGKDQAETVYENLKKVIINFLKKDVKLLGFIRRDEKLVKAVTKQKILSEVFPMSEYAKDLNKIADNVLIFNDKNRSINMEEFFVMRG, encoded by the coding sequence GTGGAGAGAGTAGTGACTGATCAGGCAGGCCTTTTAAGAAAAATGGCTTGGGCTAAGAATAGAAAGTCTATTTATATATCTGTTTCAAGTGGCAAGGGTGGTGTAGGAAAAACAAATTTTGCGGTAAATCTTGCCTATCAGCTTGTAAGGAGAGGGAAAAAAGTTCTTCTCTTTGATGCTGACTTGGGACTTGCTAATGTGGATGTAATTTTAAATATTGCACCAATGAAAACAGTTAAGGATTTTATTTTGAATAATGCAAAAGTGGATGAGATAATAATAAAGAATGTAAAAGGGATTGACGTATTTCCTGCTTCAAGTGGTTTTATGGAGTTGGCACACTTTGAAATGGAAACTTTTGAAAAGATTTTGGATATGTTTGTGATGCTTGATAAAAGCTATGATTATATAATTTTTGATACAGCTGCTGGAATTGCTGAGAATGTTCTCAGGTTTGTTCTTTTTTCTGATCTTTTTATAGTTATAACACTTCCAGAACCCACAGCAATAACTGATGCTTATGCATTGATTAAGGTTGTCCATAATAAAAATAAAGCTATTACTCCATATTTTGTTATAAATATGGTCAAAGGGAAAGATCAAGCTGAAACGGTTTATGAGAATTTAAAAAAGGTTATTATAAATTTTTTAAAAAAAGATGTTAAATTATTAGGATTTATAAGAAGGGATGAAAAACTTGTAAAAGCAGTAACAAAGCAAAAAATTCTGTCAGAAGTTTTTCCGATGAGCGAATATGCCAAAGATTTGAACAAGATTGCTGATAATGTTTTGATATTTAATGATAAAAACAGAAGTATCAATATGGAAGAATTCTTTGTTATGAGAGGCTGA
- a CDS encoding protein-glutamate methylesterase/protein-glutamine glutaminase, with product MNKIKVLIVDDSAFMRKAIETMLRKDPEIDVVGFARNGKEAIELVESLNPDIVTLDIEMPVMNGLEALEIIMKKFPRPVIMVSSLTTEGAEATLKALELGAVDFIPKDKSFATLTVMKIERDLIEKIKHFARKRITGIFPHRAQAVTFKREHTEVKPVQTQPVSRPVKKVPINMVLIGTSTGGPQSLQRVIPQISPDINKPILVVQHMPPNFTKSLANRLDSLSKLTVIEAQGKEKIEPNVVYIAKGGFHLKVRKIGTNYYTEVTEEPKNVLHIPNVDVMVSSAVECIGGNGLGVIMTGMGSDGKEGLKKLKQKGGIVIAQNDETCVVYGMPRAVVEAKIADEVVPLDKIAERIEYYCK from the coding sequence ATGAATAAGATAAAGGTGTTGATTGTAGATGACTCAGCTTTTATGAGAAAAGCTATAGAAACAATGTTAAGAAAAGACCCTGAAATCGATGTGGTAGGTTTTGCTAGAAATGGTAAGGAAGCTATTGAGTTAGTTGAGTCATTAAATCCAGATATTGTTACTCTTGATATAGAAATGCCTGTTATGAACGGGCTTGAAGCTTTAGAAATAATAATGAAAAAGTTTCCCAGACCGGTAATAATGGTGAGTTCGTTAACAACTGAGGGGGCAGAGGCTACTCTTAAAGCATTGGAATTAGGTGCGGTTGATTTTATTCCGAAAGATAAATCTTTTGCTACTTTGACGGTAATGAAAATAGAGAGAGATTTAATTGAAAAAATAAAGCATTTTGCAAGGAAAAGAATAACTGGAATTTTTCCTCATAGAGCTCAAGCTGTTACTTTCAAAAGAGAGCATACAGAGGTTAAACCTGTACAAACTCAACCTGTAAGTAGACCTGTAAAAAAAGTTCCTATTAATATGGTTTTGATAGGGACATCGACAGGTGGTCCTCAATCATTGCAGCGTGTTATACCACAGATAAGTCCAGATATAAACAAACCAATATTAGTTGTTCAACATATGCCACCAAATTTTACAAAGTCTTTGGCTAACAGACTTGATTCTTTGAGCAAATTGACTGTGATAGAAGCTCAAGGAAAAGAAAAAATTGAGCCAAATGTGGTTTATATTGCAAAGGGTGGATTTCACCTAAAGGTTCGTAAAATTGGGACGAATTATTATACAGAAGTTACAGAAGAACCTAAGAATGTGCTACATATACCAAATGTTGATGTGATGGTGAGTTCTGCTGTTGAGTGTATAGGTGGTAATGGCCTTGGGGTGATTATGACTGGTATGGGGTCTGATGGAAAAGAAGGGTTGAAAAAGTTGAAGCAGAAAGGTGGTATTGTAATTGCGCAGAATGATGAAACTTGTGTGGTATACGGGATGCCACGGGCTGTGGTAGAAGCAAAAATAGCTGATGAAGTGGTTCCTTTAGATAAGATTGCTGAAAGAATTGAATATTATTGTAAATAA
- the flhF gene encoding flagellar biosynthesis protein FlhF, with translation MKIKKYEVYDMREAIELIKKDLGPDAVILSTKKIVKNGSFGLFSRPIIEVTAAIDYEPEVKSKKEKLTDNTVESKKTDIDIEELINRLGLDKFEVVLKEISEIKRQLAEMKNQSKTEFSGIDLPERLGSFYSVMVKNGVDDIIAYKFLKKIEKRISADFSKAQIKKIVVQLLGDLIPVEKDYFTSLKQKIVAMVGPTGVGKTTTIAKIAANLSLKFQKKVALITIDTFRIGAVEQLRTYAEIVNIPLKVASTPEELKSHIAELKDFEYIFVDSMGRSQYDDAQIKELATFLDASPLITTVLVLSMSSNHAEMYDTFDRYKMLHPEYLIFTKLDETRHFGPLINVPIIKKVPLLLLSTGQNVPEDLEIPDGRKIAIKLLNEIQRMWRE, from the coding sequence ATGAAGATAAAAAAATATGAAGTTTATGATATGCGAGAAGCTATCGAATTAATAAAAAAAGATTTAGGGCCTGATGCAGTTATTTTATCCACCAAAAAGATTGTTAAAAATGGAAGTTTTGGCCTCTTTTCAAGGCCAATAATTGAGGTGACTGCTGCTATTGATTATGAACCAGAGGTTAAAAGTAAAAAAGAGAAACTAACTGATAATACTGTAGAAAGTAAAAAAACTGATATTGATATTGAAGAGCTCATAAATAGACTTGGACTTGATAAGTTTGAAGTAGTTTTAAAAGAAATAAGTGAAATTAAAAGACAACTAGCAGAGATGAAAAATCAGAGTAAAACAGAATTTAGTGGCATTGACCTGCCTGAAAGATTAGGTTCTTTTTACAGTGTTATGGTAAAAAATGGTGTTGATGATATTATTGCATATAAATTTTTGAAAAAAATAGAGAAAAGAATATCTGCAGATTTTAGTAAGGCTCAGATAAAAAAAATTGTCGTACAATTATTGGGAGATCTTATTCCTGTTGAAAAAGATTATTTTACATCACTTAAGCAAAAGATTGTAGCAATGGTGGGGCCAACAGGTGTTGGCAAAACAACTACTATTGCAAAGATTGCTGCAAATTTGAGCCTTAAATTCCAAAAAAAAGTTGCACTGATTACCATTGATACTTTCAGGATTGGTGCTGTAGAGCAACTCAGAACATATGCAGAAATTGTCAATATACCATTAAAGGTTGCATCAACGCCTGAAGAATTAAAGTCTCATATTGCTGAGCTTAAAGATTTTGAATACATCTTTGTGGACTCTATGGGGAGAAGTCAATATGATGATGCACAAATCAAAGAATTAGCTACTTTTTTAGATGCAAGCCCATTAATTACAACGGTTTTAGTGTTATCTATGAGTTCAAATCATGCTGAGATGTATGACACCTTTGACAGATATAAAATGTTGCATCCAGAATATTTAATATTTACAAAACTTGATGAAACCAGGCATTTTGGACCATTGATTAATGTTCCTATTATTAAAAAGGTACCGCTGTTACTGCTTTCCACAGGGCAAAATGTACCTGAAGATTTAGAGATACCAGATGGCAGGAAGATTGCTATAAAGTTGTTAAACGAAATTCAGAGGATGTGGAGAGAGTAG
- a CDS encoding protein phosphatase CheZ translates to MSEYLNDLNELIDIAKKINSGDYDLIEINIKPESELFQIAQYFNEALKKLKIVDDAFSDAYEDLPLFEKILREIINDMKNATESILSEIDKINFNIDSIKESLKGLKEAIKNGDFDRAKIYLNGIKDSVMEGEDICFDMIAALEFQDITKQKIDKLMMILNEIENRIADLIIKLGLKSNKLDPEKLSEVKEKKEVLEDQELVDKLLEEFGL, encoded by the coding sequence ATGAGTGAATATTTAAACGATTTAAATGAATTAATTGATATTGCAAAAAAGATTAATAGTGGGGATTACGATTTAATAGAGATTAATATTAAACCAGAGAGCGAATTATTTCAAATTGCTCAGTATTTTAATGAAGCTTTGAAAAAGCTTAAAATAGTAGATGATGCTTTTTCTGATGCTTACGAGGATTTACCTTTATTTGAGAAGATCTTGCGTGAAATAATCAATGATATGAAAAATGCTACTGAATCAATTTTAAGTGAGATTGATAAAATTAACTTTAATATAGATTCTATTAAAGAAAGTTTAAAAGGGTTGAAAGAAGCAATTAAAAATGGAGATTTTGATAGGGCAAAAATTTATTTAAATGGGATCAAAGATTCGGTTATGGAAGGGGAGGATATCTGCTTTGATATGATAGCTGCTTTAGAGTTTCAAGATATAACCAAGCAAAAAATTGATAAACTTATGATGATTTTGAATGAGATAGAAAATAGAATTGCGGATTTGATAATCAAGCTTGGGTTAAAAAGTAATAAACTTGATCCAGAAAAACTGAGTGAAGTGAAAGAAAAGAAAGAGGTGTTAGAGGACCAAGAATTAGTAGATAAATTACTTGAAGAATTTGGTCTTTAG
- the fliM gene encoding flagellar motor switch protein FliM, producing the protein MADILSQEEIDALLSTVAEEGLDEKKVDTLEFVPKKVSVYDFRRPDRVSKEQLRSIRNLHDKFARNFSSALSNVLRAITDINLVSVDQMTYGEFLMSLPDPTSFNVVSMIPLEGNVVLEINPSIVFPIVDKLLGGTGQPLYKLRELTDLEQKLLDGVINLLLKELEDVWRQVIPNVKFKKEVSENSPQVIQIVAQNEVVVLIVFELKFGEASGLINLCFPAITLEPILGKISSQDWIIGGKKGKFGNYEEQIYQLLEDILVNIHAILGENVLTVNEILSLKAGDTVILNNKASLPAILYVNNLRKYEVELGISGVKKGVKLKRIIEENKVGVGS; encoded by the coding sequence ATGGCTGATATCTTAAGTCAAGAAGAAATTGATGCTCTTTTATCTACAGTAGCTGAAGAAGGGCTGGATGAAAAGAAGGTTGATACTTTAGAGTTTGTTCCTAAGAAAGTATCGGTATACGATTTTAGAAGACCTGATAGGGTTTCTAAAGAACAACTTCGTTCTATCAGGAACTTGCATGATAAATTTGCTAGAAATTTCAGCTCAGCGTTGTCTAATGTTTTAAGAGCGATTACAGATATAAATCTGGTTAGTGTGGATCAGATGACATATGGTGAATTTTTGATGTCTCTTCCTGATCCCACAAGTTTTAATGTGGTAAGCATGATTCCACTGGAAGGAAATGTAGTTTTGGAGATTAATCCTTCTATAGTTTTTCCTATTGTTGACAAGTTGTTGGGTGGAACGGGCCAGCCGTTATACAAATTGCGTGAATTAACCGATTTGGAACAAAAGCTATTAGATGGAGTAATTAATCTTCTCCTTAAAGAGCTAGAAGATGTTTGGAGACAAGTTATTCCTAATGTGAAATTTAAAAAGGAAGTTAGTGAAAATAGTCCTCAAGTTATACAAATTGTTGCTCAAAATGAAGTTGTGGTTTTAATTGTGTTTGAATTAAAGTTTGGAGAAGCATCTGGTTTAATAAATCTTTGTTTTCCTGCAATAACTTTGGAACCAATTTTAGGGAAGATTAGTTCACAGGATTGGATAATAGGTGGTAAGAAAGGTAAGTTTGGAAATTATGAAGAACAGATATACCAATTATTGGAAGATATTTTAGTAAATATTCATGCAATATTGGGTGAAAACGTTTTGACAGTAAATGAGATTTTATCATTAAAAGCGGGAGATACTGTAATTTTAAATAATAAAGCATCTTTGCCTGCGATATTATATGTTAATAACTTGAGGAAGTACGAGGTTGAACTAGGTATTTCAGGTGTTAAAAAAGGAGTTAAACTTAAAAGAATCATTGAAGAAAATAAAGTTGGGGTAGGTTCGTGA
- a CDS encoding sigma-70 family RNA polymerase sigma factor, which produces MSSYYKLNNNYLNQEELINEFIPKIKSWVIRAVNTLPDSVDVDEIYSAACYGFVEALNRYDKSKGVDFKAYAERRIKGAILDCLRSLDHLSRGMRSKVKDLEEKIAKLSTKLGRKPTVEEMVKEYNMEEDEVNKLLELIENSDKTSLDTVVGDDENSSLVDFIKSDILTPEENIEKRELINILAREIESLKEKERLVITLYYYEELTMKEIGEVLGISESRVCQIHNSVVDKLKRRLRKYYE; this is translated from the coding sequence ATGAGTAGTTACTACAAATTAAACAACAATTACTTAAATCAAGAAGAATTGATTAACGAATTTATCCCTAAAATAAAATCATGGGTTATTAGAGCTGTAAATACTCTACCGGATAGTGTTGATGTGGACGAAATTTATTCTGCGGCATGTTATGGCTTTGTGGAAGCATTAAATAGATATGACAAATCGAAAGGTGTTGATTTTAAAGCGTATGCTGAGCGAAGAATAAAAGGTGCAATTTTAGATTGCCTTAGAAGTTTGGATCACCTTTCGAGAGGAATGCGTAGCAAGGTCAAAGATTTGGAAGAGAAAATTGCAAAATTATCAACAAAATTGGGAAGGAAACCAACGGTTGAAGAAATGGTAAAAGAATACAACATGGAAGAAGACGAGGTTAATAAGCTGCTAGAGCTGATTGAAAACTCTGATAAGACAAGTCTTGATACAGTTGTGGGAGATGATGAAAATAGCTCATTAGTTGATTTTATTAAGAGTGATATTTTAACTCCGGAAGAAAATATAGAAAAACGTGAATTAATAAATATATTAGCAAGAGAAATTGAAAGTTTAAAAGAGAAAGAGAGGCTTGTTATTACACTTTATTATTATGAAGAATTAACTATGAAGGAGATTGGGGAAGTTTTAGGTATTTCAGAATCGAGAGTGTGTCAGATTCATAACAGTGTAGTGGATAAGCTTAAGAGGAGGTTAAGGAAATATTATGAATAA
- the fliN gene encoding flagellar motor switch protein FliN, which translates to MKNIINLDEMPKLKEVVSLIKEHFSSSLQTVINQDVNLQVEEFYTGYFDDIIGDIENPIFIRGEDSENNLFCGFIFNLKDITALVDYMMMGEGESKDELDDETRDAAKELTNQIISSLNVPLSGYVGKKFNFSVVDVTYEKPDFEDEISGITFDLKADKIDSKYIFFVDAKFNNMVSLKDEADDISPDFGDFTGTLGEEGEIEIGGNIDLLLDVEIPVSVKIGSTKMYLKDILELGPGKIIELEEYADEPVELLVNNKVIARGEVVVVDGYFGLRIQEIVSRAERIKKLKD; encoded by the coding sequence GTGAAAAATATAATTAATTTAGATGAAATGCCAAAACTAAAGGAAGTAGTAAGTTTAATTAAAGAGCATTTTTCAAGTTCTTTACAGACTGTGATAAATCAAGATGTAAATTTGCAGGTGGAAGAGTTTTATACAGGCTACTTTGATGATATTATCGGAGATATAGAAAACCCTATTTTTATAAGGGGTGAAGATAGTGAAAATAACTTATTTTGTGGATTTATTTTTAATTTGAAAGATATAACAGCATTAGTTGATTATATGATGATGGGGGAAGGAGAATCGAAAGATGAGCTTGATGATGAGACAAGAGATGCTGCTAAGGAATTGACAAATCAAATTATATCATCGTTGAATGTTCCTTTATCTGGTTATGTTGGTAAAAAATTTAATTTTTCTGTGGTTGATGTTACATATGAGAAACCAGATTTTGAGGATGAGATTTCTGGGATCACATTTGACCTTAAAGCTGATAAGATTGATTCAAAATATATATTTTTTGTAGATGCTAAGTTTAATAATATGGTAAGCCTTAAAGATGAGGCAGATGATATTTCACCTGATTTTGGTGATTTTACAGGTACTTTAGGTGAGGAGGGGGAAATTGAAATTGGGGGTAATATAGATCTTTTGCTTGATGTGGAAATACCTGTTTCTGTTAAAATTGGTTCTACAAAAATGTATTTAAAAGATATTTTGGAGCTTGGGCCAGGTAAAATTATAGAGTTAGAGGAATACGCCGATGAACCAGTAGAGCTATTGGTGAATAATAAGGTTATTGCAAGAGGAGAAGTGGTTGTGGTAGACGGGTATTTTGGCCTGAGAATTCAAGAGATTGTTAGTAGAGCTGAACGGATAAAAAAATTAAAAGATTAA
- a CDS encoding response regulator, whose amino-acid sequence MAYDDVIITVDDSSTMRRIIKNTLHKIGFSNVLEASNGVEALEVLSKNKVDLIITDWNMPEMDGLTFVKTVRANREYDEIPILMVTTEAAKEDILIALKSGVNNYVVKPFTPDTLKEKVFKLLGY is encoded by the coding sequence ATGGCTTACGATGACGTTATTATAACTGTTGATGATTCATCAACAATGCGAAGAATTATAAAGAATACACTACATAAAATAGGGTTTTCAAATGTGTTAGAAGCATCTAATGGTGTTGAGGCATTGGAAGTTTTATCAAAAAACAAAGTAGACCTTATCATAACTGATTGGAATATGCCTGAAATGGATGGGTTAACTTTTGTTAAGACAGTTAGAGCGAATAGAGAGTATGATGAAATACCTATTTTAATGGTTACTACAGAAGCAGCTAAGGAAGATATCTTGATAGCATTAAAAAGTGGTGTAAACAATTATGTGGTTAAACCTTTTACACCAGATACGTTAAAGGAGAAGGTATTTAAACTGCTTGGATATTAA